The following are encoded in a window of Candidatus Poribacteria bacterium genomic DNA:
- a CDS encoding radical SAM protein gives MRCRFCFATFQDVKREMDLPKDHLPKEDCVSVIDRIAEFGFAKINFAGGEPTLCPWLPDLIARAKAHRMTTSIVTNGSRITDEWLDALKGNLDWVGLSIDTVDPEKLVRLGRAVSGKIPLNEAGYLERIRVIKQRGIRLKINTVVTSVTWQEDFIPFIRLAKPERWKLLQVLTVKGQNDATIADFTVTAEEFEAYVHRNRSVEDEGIRVVPENNAAMTESYVMIDPAGRFFDNAQGFHRYSAPILEVGVPAALQQVSIDTERFRQRGGRYAW, from the coding sequence ATGCGATGCAGGTTCTGCTTTGCCACATTCCAAGATGTGAAGCGAGAGATGGATCTCCCGAAAGATCACCTCCCTAAGGAAGATTGTGTATCGGTTATTGATCGGATTGCCGAATTCGGCTTCGCGAAGATCAACTTTGCTGGTGGCGAACCCACACTTTGCCCTTGGCTGCCCGACCTGATTGCAAGGGCAAAGGCACACAGGATGACAACTTCTATTGTTACCAACGGTTCAAGAATCACCGACGAATGGTTAGATGCTCTGAAGGGTAACCTTGATTGGGTGGGTCTGAGTATTGATACCGTTGACCCAGAAAAACTGGTACGTCTCGGGCGTGCGGTGAGTGGCAAAATTCCGCTCAACGAGGCAGGATACTTGGAGAGGATTCGTGTGATAAAGCAGCGTGGGATTCGCTTGAAAATCAATACTGTTGTGACCTCTGTCACATGGCAAGAGGACTTTATTCCATTCATCAGGTTAGCGAAGCCTGAACGTTGGAAATTACTGCAAGTCCTTACTGTCAAAGGTCAAAACGACGCGACTATCGCTGACTTTACAGTTACGGCGGAGGAATTTGAGGCGTATGTTCACCGCAATCGTAGCGTTGAAGACGAGGGAATTCGCGTAGTTCCTGAGAACAATGCAGCGATGACAGAAAGTTACGTGATGATTGATCCCGCAGGACGCTTCTTTGATAACGCGCAAGGCTTCCATAGATACAGTGCGCCAATTTTGGAAGTCGGTGTGCCGGCAGCCTTGCAGCAAGTATCCATTGACACAGAGCGGTTTCGCCAGCGAGGTGGACGCTATGCTTGGTAA
- a CDS encoding type II toxin-antitoxin system VapC family toxin: MADNLTKRSRITRVQTDLEVWTIYLDTCCLSRPFDTQTQPRIIRETRAIMQILDCFREGYWHWLSSEVLVAEVNRASNLEQRVQIERWLSRAHQTVSIGKTEISRANQLEALGFKELDALHLACAESSNADIFLTTDDPLLRRAKRNSSRVHLTVENPHVWLSSVQGVTQNEYTGDDG, encoded by the coding sequence GTGGCAGATAACCTTACGAAACGGAGTAGGATAACGCGCGTGCAAACTGACCTGGAAGTCTGGACAATTTATTTGGATACGTGTTGTCTAAGCCGGCCTTTTGATACGCAGACGCAACCTCGGATTATTCGGGAAACTCGAGCTATCATGCAGATCCTTGACTGTTTTCGTGAGGGATATTGGCACTGGCTCTCCAGCGAAGTTTTAGTTGCTGAAGTGAACCGTGCATCAAATTTAGAACAACGCGTTCAGATAGAGAGATGGCTCAGTCGCGCACACCAGACTGTTTCCATAGGAAAAACGGAAATATCAAGGGCAAATCAGTTAGAAGCATTGGGTTTTAAGGAATTAGATGCTCTGCATCTCGCTTGTGCCGAAAGCAGTAATGCGGATATCTTCCTAACAACAGATGACCCGCTCCTCAGAAGGGCAAAACGCAATAGTTCCCGAGTTCATCTAACAGTTGAAAACCCTCATGTATGGCTAAGCTCGGTTCAAGGGGTGACGCAGAATGAGTATACTGGAGATGACGGATAG
- a CDS encoding type II toxin-antitoxin system RelE/ParE family toxin, with amino-acid sequence MNASTLYTIRLERHAERELRKLPKDVIQRINATLQRLAYEPRPHGVVKLTGQTGSKWRIRIGGYRILYEINDQQALVNVYRIKHRRNAYDR; translated from the coding sequence TTGAACGCATCGACGCTCTACACTATCCGTTTAGAACGTCACGCAGAACGAGAATTACGGAAACTGCCCAAAGACGTTATCCAACGTATTAATGCCACCCTCCAGAGATTGGCCTATGAACCCCGGCCCCACGGTGTTGTTAAACTGACAGGACAGACCGGTTCAAAGTGGCGCATACGGATCGGTGGGTACCGGATCCTCTATGAAATAAACGATCAGCAAGCCCTTGTTAATGTTTATCGAATCAAACATCGTAGGAATGCCTATGATAGATAA